A single genomic interval of Primulina huaijiensis isolate GDHJ02 chromosome 7, ASM1229523v2, whole genome shotgun sequence harbors:
- the LOC140980268 gene encoding GCN5-related N-acetyltransferase 1, chloroplastic, producing MLLHSPIPFNPTLGKPTRAHQRHVAVSATSTFSISDESLSSRGFTFHRTIDNLNLDCLNTVFAAVGFPRRDVEKIRVALEHTDAVLWVEYEKTRKPVAFARATGDGVFNAIIWDVVVDPSFQGIGLGKAVMERLVTELAEKGISNIALYSEPRVMGFYRPLGFVADPDGIRGMVYSRKSKKI from the coding sequence ATGCTTCTCCATAGCCCCATTCCCTTCAATCCAACACTCGGAAAACCCACTAGAGCCCACCAAAGACACGTCGCCGTTTCGGCCACGTCCACTTTCTCCATCTCCGACGAGTCCCTCTCCTCCCGCGGCTTCACCTTCCACCGCACCATCGACAACCTCAACCTCGACTGCCTAAACACCGTCTTTGCGGCCGTCGGGTTCCCCCGCCGCGACGTGGAGAAGATCCGGGTCGCGTTGGAGCACACCGACGCGGTACTTTGGGTGGAGTACGAGAAGACGCGGAAGCCGGTGGCTTTCGCCAGAGCGACGGGGGACGGGGTGTTCAATGCGATAATCTGGGATGTGGTGGTGGACCCCAGTTTCCAGGGGATCGGACTGGGGAAGGCTGTGATGGAAAGATTGGTCACCGAGCTGGCAGAGAAAGGGATCAGTAATATTGCTCTGTATTCGGAGCCCCGAGTGATGGGTTTTTATAGGCCTTTGGGGTTTGTGGCGGATCCGGATGGGATCCGAGGAATGGTGTATTCTAGGAAGTCGAaaaagatatga